The following are encoded in a window of Hemiscyllium ocellatum isolate sHemOce1 chromosome 35, sHemOce1.pat.X.cur, whole genome shotgun sequence genomic DNA:
- the LOC132832550 gene encoding probable G-protein coupled receptor 139, with product MTVLILSQGKCGLSEGVTRYMIAMAAVDLMVIVFNVIVSQIIMDFFPGSLLNYTLACRLKVFMQGLSLQLSIWFTIAFTFDRFVAICCNKLKACYCTKRTANIVIIIMSALNITVNIPLPFRYEPTHVLNNVQWGCRTVASYHTSLAWAAHRWLTNISNMFLPIPLLLLLNSLTAHHILVASRARRALKSSRGGAGKMGRDPVLKSRRTSIVLLFTISGCFMVLSAPITVIHICVGVTHTVTYQGSTSLYTAIRVAFLLMCTSSCTNTCIYALTQKRFREEMTHVLKFPSTLLRKPRK from the coding sequence ATGACAGTGCTGATTCTTTCCCAAGGGAAGTGCGGCCTTTCCGAAGGAGTCACCCGTTACATGATTGCCATGGCAGCGGTAGATCTTATGGTCATTGTCTTCAACGTGATTGTGAGCCAGATCATCATGGACTTTTTCCCGGGCTCGCTGCTGAACTATACTCTGGCCTGCCGACTCAAAGTCTTCATGCAAGggctcagcctccaactctccatctGGTTtaccatcgccttcacctttgaCCGCTTCGTAGCAATTTGCTGCAATAAATTAAAGGCATGTTATTGCACAAAAAGAACAGCCAATATCGTTATAATCATCATGAGTGCTCTTAACATTACGGTCAACATTCCCTTGCCTTTTCGATATGAGCCCACTCATGTTCTGAACAATGTACAGTGGGGCTGCCGTACAGTCGCCAGTTACCACACTTCACTGGCCTGGGCAGCTCACCGGTGGCTCACCAACATCTCAAACATGTTTCTTCCAATCCCCCTGCTGCTACTGTTgaactctctcactgcccaccacATTCTAGTGGCCAGCAGAGCTCGCCGGGCTCTGAAGAGCAGCAGAGGTGGTGCTGGGAAAATGGGCAGAGACCCTGTGCTGAAGAGCAGAAGGACCTCCATTGTTCTGCTCTTCACCATTTCTGGATGCTTCATGGTGCTGTCGGCGCCCATTACTGTCATTCACATCTGTGTCGGTGTTACCCACACAGTGACTTACCAAGGTTCAACTTCGCTCTATACGGCAATCAGGGTTGCGTTCCTACTGATGTGCACCAGCTCCTGTACAAATACCTGCATTTACGCACTGACCCAGAAGAGATTCAGAGAGGAGATGACACATGTTCTAAAATTTCCCTCCACCCTGCTGCGTAAACCACGTAAATAA